One genomic segment of bacterium includes these proteins:
- a CDS encoding acyl-CoA dehydrogenase family protein, whose product MDYFLTEDQIELRNLVRQIAEEKVRPVAAQHDRDGTFPWDIVKIFADAGLFSVVVSEEYGGMGMGVMELVIVTEELSKVCGGIALSVAASALGTFPILISANEDQKKRYLPDLASGKNLAAFCLTEPAAGSDAGSMKTRAVKKGDEYILNGSKVFITNGGVAEVYTVIAVTDPNKGSRGTSAFIVEKNFPGFVVGKHEDKMGIRASATTEIVFDDCRVPARNMIGSEGQGFAVAMKTLDKSRPGVAAQALGIAQGAFDLALDYARHRVQFGQPISNLQAIQFMLADMATAIEAARATVYCAARMIDSGAKNISQPSAMCKLIASDTAMKVTTDAVQIFGGYGYMRDYPVEKFMRDAKITQIYEGTNQIQRLVIAHTLMHEAAKG is encoded by the coding sequence ATGGATTACTTTCTGACCGAAGACCAGATTGAACTGCGAAACCTTGTCCGGCAAATCGCCGAGGAGAAAGTCCGGCCCGTAGCCGCCCAGCATGACCGCGACGGCACCTTCCCCTGGGACATCGTAAAGATCTTTGCCGATGCCGGTCTTTTCAGCGTGGTCGTATCCGAGGAATACGGCGGCATGGGCATGGGCGTCATGGAACTGGTGATCGTGACCGAGGAGCTCTCCAAGGTGTGCGGAGGAATCGCGCTGTCCGTCGCCGCGTCGGCCTTGGGAACGTTCCCGATTCTTATTTCCGCCAATGAAGATCAGAAAAAGCGGTATCTGCCGGATCTGGCCTCCGGGAAGAATCTCGCGGCCTTCTGTCTGACCGAACCGGCGGCCGGTTCCGATGCCGGTTCGATGAAAACCCGTGCCGTCAAGAAGGGCGACGAGTACATACTGAACGGCAGCAAGGTATTCATCACCAACGGCGGAGTGGCCGAAGTCTATACCGTGATCGCCGTCACCGATCCCAACAAGGGTTCACGGGGAACCTCGGCCTTTATCGTGGAGAAGAATTTCCCCGGCTTCGTGGTCGGCAAGCACGAGGACAAGATGGGCATCCGCGCTTCGGCCACCACCGAAATCGTGTTCGACGATTGCCGGGTTCCCGCCCGGAACATGATCGGCAGCGAAGGGCAGGGCTTTGCAGTCGCGATGAAGACGCTCGACAAATCCCGCCCCGGCGTGGCCGCGCAGGCGCTCGGCATTGCGCAGGGAGCCTTCGATCTGGCTCTCGACTATGCCCGCCATCGCGTGCAGTTCGGTCAGCCGATCTCGAACCTGCAGGCCATTCAGTTCATGCTGGCCGACATGGCTACGGCCATCGAAGCGGCCCGCGCCACTGTCTATTGCGCGGCCCGGATGATTGACTCGGGAGCCAAGAACATCTCGCAGCCGTCGGCCATGTGCAAGCTCATCGCCTCCGACACGGCCATGAAGGTGACCACCGACGCGGTGCAGATTTTCGGCGGCTACGGCTACATGCGCGACTATCCCGTCGAGAAATTCATGCGCGACGCCAAGATCACCCAGATCTACGAAGGCACCAACCAGATTCAGCGGCTGGTGATCGCCCACACGCTCATGCACGAAGCGGCCAAGGGCTGA
- a CDS encoding PGPGW domain-containing protein, whose protein sequence is MKAPHLSFRIALRWVRILLGFSVLALGFIMVVTPGPAIVVIPVGLAILATEYAWARRYLKRFKEGGEKLGTIFFHRHGSAKTASPTMKDK, encoded by the coding sequence ATGAAAGCACCTCACCTTTCCTTCCGCATTGCCCTGCGCTGGGTGCGAATTCTGCTCGGTTTTTCGGTGTTGGCGCTGGGTTTCATCATGGTGGTGACGCCCGGCCCGGCGATAGTGGTGATCCCGGTCGGCCTCGCCATCCTCGCCACTGAGTACGCCTGGGCCCGCCGCTATCTGAAACGCTTCAAGGAAGGCGGCGAGAAATTGGGTACCATCTTCTTTCACCGACACGGCTCAGCGAAGACAGCGTCACCGACAATGAAAGACAAATAG
- a CDS encoding FapA family protein has translation MRFSIPLEELVDQKKLLFHLRRIKRGIAERFTVPESLLLFDGIDERHERAEYVDVVVRIRREAQKGSRPTVRFKDGIGADQSRYTHMTALLDAHWLDEFDRPVTLDRIMETIQKAGISPELVNQEVISGKITDVLSNQGSVKDLIIAQGRFPDLGQDATLEFYFPMAQEATRPDDYFSMRKVSGRDLLCKKGLPTRGTGEGVNVLGQPLPPRAGLDFELRSGNGATLSLDGTEITADMDGVVVVNRVLKRVRMVTAIKEIPESVTIKVNPVLRIEGNQIVDVTTSHTVEVIGDLCMGSRITTDCEVYVAGNVEDGALIEATDDITVKGSVTGASLTSQSSIYAGQDVSDSRLVSAEKIVVKGRVSNSDVFADTVEADAVSGSNITARRSVILSRIDADENNILSTISVGMDSFLLHRVEENGRFIERAKSNLMRLEMLFGPDVVRQTTSNNVQAMLMHFLKEHRAEMSECSGEQMELYRKLLESIPPTRALMDQKRRENMELVARIRHEQGESGNMIVIREKMAGRTVLAVNDTEAEVEPLNRAAKVTADGQGNLIISPPDPKPSSAPERSAGATPDAR, from the coding sequence GTGCGGTTCTCCATCCCGCTGGAAGAGCTGGTGGATCAGAAGAAACTCCTGTTCCACCTGCGACGGATCAAGCGGGGGATCGCGGAACGGTTCACGGTTCCGGAATCACTGCTGCTGTTCGATGGAATTGACGAGCGGCACGAACGGGCCGAGTACGTGGACGTGGTGGTGCGCATCCGCCGCGAAGCTCAGAAGGGGAGTCGCCCGACCGTCCGATTCAAGGACGGCATCGGAGCCGACCAGAGCCGTTACACCCATATGACGGCGCTGTTGGATGCGCATTGGCTGGATGAGTTCGACCGCCCGGTGACTCTCGACCGGATCATGGAGACCATTCAGAAGGCGGGCATATCACCGGAACTGGTGAATCAGGAAGTGATCTCCGGAAAGATCACCGACGTCCTGTCGAATCAAGGATCGGTCAAGGATCTGATCATTGCCCAGGGACGATTCCCCGACTTGGGACAGGACGCCACTCTGGAGTTCTATTTCCCGATGGCTCAGGAGGCGACGCGTCCCGATGACTACTTCTCGATGCGGAAGGTGTCCGGTCGCGACCTGCTCTGCAAGAAGGGATTGCCGACGCGGGGAACCGGCGAGGGAGTGAACGTACTCGGTCAGCCGCTTCCGCCCCGCGCGGGACTTGACTTCGAGCTGCGCTCCGGAAACGGCGCGACCCTTTCACTTGACGGAACCGAAATCACGGCCGACATGGACGGCGTGGTCGTCGTGAACCGGGTTTTGAAGCGCGTGCGGATGGTGACGGCCATCAAGGAGATTCCCGAGTCCGTAACCATCAAAGTGAATCCCGTCCTGCGGATCGAGGGAAATCAGATCGTGGACGTCACCACCAGTCATACGGTGGAAGTGATCGGCGACCTGTGCATGGGCAGCCGCATTACCACCGATTGCGAGGTGTACGTCGCGGGCAACGTCGAGGACGGAGCGCTGATCGAAGCAACCGATGATATCACGGTGAAGGGTTCGGTGACGGGAGCCAGCCTGACCAGCCAGAGCAGCATTTATGCCGGTCAGGACGTGTCGGACTCGCGGTTGGTGTCGGCGGAAAAGATCGTCGTCAAGGGTCGCGTGAGTAACTCGGACGTTTTCGCCGACACGGTGGAAGCGGACGCCGTGTCGGGCAGCAACATTACCGCGCGCCGGTCGGTGATTCTCAGCCGGATTGACGCCGACGAGAACAATATTTTGTCCACCATTTCGGTAGGCATGGATAGTTTTTTGCTACACCGGGTGGAAGAGAACGGGCGGTTTATCGAGAGGGCCAAATCGAATCTGATGCGGCTCGAAATGCTGTTCGGCCCGGACGTAGTGCGGCAGACAACCTCCAACAACGTGCAAGCTATGCTGATGCATTTCCTGAAGGAACACCGGGCCGAGATGAGCGAGTGTTCGGGCGAACAGATGGAGCTGTATCGGAAGTTGCTGGAATCCATTCCACCGACTCGGGCGCTCATGGATCAGAAACGGCGGGAGAACATGGAACTGGTGGCCCGTATCCGGCACGAACAGGGCGAAAGCGGCAACATGATCGTGATCCGCGAGAAGATGGCCGGACGAACGGTGCTCGCGGTGAACGACACCGAAGCGGAGGTCGAGCCGCTGAACCGCGCCGCCAAAGTAACCGCCGACGGCCAGGGTAATCTCATCATTTCTCCCCCCGATCCGAAGCCGTCTTCGGCTCCCGAGCGATCAGCTGGGGCGACGCCGGACGCGCGTTGA